From the genome of Dehalobacter sp., one region includes:
- a CDS encoding late competence development ComFB family protein: protein MYELKNFSEVIVKKTLEDYLPVANIPCKCERCQADIMAFVLNRFPPRYYVSLKGEVMTHFESQMFPDKARVLAEVVGAAQIVAAFPSHPLDQKEE, encoded by the coding sequence ATGTATGAACTAAAAAATTTTAGTGAAGTCATCGTGAAGAAAACATTGGAAGATTATCTGCCTGTCGCCAATATCCCTTGCAAATGCGAACGGTGTCAGGCCGACATAATGGCTTTTGTACTGAACCGCTTCCCTCCAAGATATTATGTTTCCTTAAAAGGCGAAGTCATGACGCACTTTGAATCACAAATGTTTCCGGACAAAGCCCGAGTTTTGGCAGAAGTCGTTGGTGCTGCCCAGATAGTTGCTGCTTTCCCGTCCCATCCGCTTGACCAGAAAGAAGAGTAA